The DNA segment ATAAAGATCGTACATTTAGTGGTATTACCGGTTATAATAGCTATTCGGCATTACCATCTAAGGATTATAATAAAGTTTACCAAAATGATCCGTTAAAAGAGCTAAATCTTGCGCAGATATTTTTTGGATATACTGATTTGGTCGATCGTTCTGTAAATTCAAGCGTAACTTATCTGTATAACAATGTTATGATCGGAGCAGTAAAAGGACTTTTGGTCTCTTTTCAAAATCAGATCAGAACTAACGGAACAGGTGATATTTCAAGTGTAGGATATTACAGTTATATTTTAATTTTGGAAGATGGTCGAATTGTTATTTATGTAAATGGTAAAAATGAAATAAAATACAACGCGATATTAGGGATTCAGAATGAAGATGCATCGAAATTTAGAGTTCCGGAACATAGTTCTAAGCCCACTTCTGATTATAATAATGGGCCTTGGAAAAGTGAAGGGAAAGCCTGGCTTTTTACACCCAATCAAAAATTGACTCCAGTTTTTAAGTGGACAAATAACGGAAATCCTGTGGGAACGAATTCTAATACTTTACATGACTTTGCACCAAATGATAATGATGTTTTAAAAGTGGTAGTTACTTATGTTGATCCGGATAATGGAACTCAAATTGGCGCAAGCGTTTCTGACCAAGTTCTATTTAAAAGTTTGCAAACTCCTGTAATTACAACGGTAAATTCTACTTGTGCACAGATTGATTTGGAAACAGCGTCGATTCCTGATGTTAGTTATGAATGGCGAAAAGTAGGAAGTACAACCATTTTATCCTCCACTAATAAATTATCAGGTACTTCAAGCGGTGATTATGTTGTAAAGATAATACGAAATGGTTCTGTAGGTTTGTGTAGCTTAGATTCTGCCCCAGTTTCATTAGTATTGAATGGTACTTTCCCACCATTTAATGACAGTCCAAAATTTATTTGTAAAACCGATGGTAGTACACAAACGACTGTTGATTTATACAATTATTACGCAGCAAATCCTACCCAATATTCCCTGAAGTTTCAGGAAAACGGTGTTGATATCGCTAATCCTACTAATTTTGTAATTGATGAAAATGTAAAGAGAACCATTACAATTATTGCAGAAAGTTTGAGTACAACTTCATCATGTCCTTTCACCAAAACATTTGATCTTACCTTTATTTCCTTACCATTAACTAATTCAGAATATGTAGCAAGTGATTTATGTTTTGGAACAGATAATTACAATCTCTCTAATTTCGAGAATCAATATTTTACGGAAAAAAATTATCAGTTTACTTATTCAATAGATGGTGGAATGTCTTATCAGACCAAAACTTCTGTAAATCCACAACTTAATAATCTGGTTTTTGTCAAAATAAAACATCCGGATGTGACTTGCGAATCAGTGGTGAAATTAAAATTTAATTTTTATCCTGCAATTGAAATTAAACCATATTCTCAGTTTCCTGAACATTGTCATAGCAGTACAGAATACTTTGATTTAAATATTACCAAAGCTCAATTAGAATATTCACCAGATATTAAAGTTACATTTTTCACTGATTTGGCACTGACCAACCCAATTGTCAATTTAAATTACCGTGGAAGTGGAAAAGTTTTTATTAAAATTGAAAATACAGCTACAAACTGTGTTGCAGATACAATTCCAGAATTAGATTTAAAAATTTATCCTAAACCAGATTTAATAAAAGGTACGCCAGAAACTAAATATTCCCAATGTGGAACCACGGTTTTCAATTTAACTACTAATATCAATGATTATATAGGAAACTGGACTCGGTATTCAGAAATACGATATTATGATTATGCGGGAAATTTACTTTCTCAATCTGAATGGGAAAATTATGATCTTTCAGTTCGCCTGCAACCTTATATGGTTTTTGTTTATAATGCAACCAATAATCTACAATGCTCTGACCGAATTAATTTTCAATTAATAGAATATAAGAAACCTGTTTCAATCAAATCGCAGATTTTAATTTGTGCAGAACTCACTTACGCTATTGATGATTTTAAAAATCAAGTAATCAATAATTCTTCAAATTATACTTTCACCGATCTTTCGCGTGATCCACTTCCTAATAATTTCAATCTGTCTTCTTTGCCGGTAACGGTTGACTTTTTAATGAAAGATAACACTACAGGATGTATTTCTGATCCTCAAACAGTTAATTTTGTTCAAGGTGGAAATTCGGCTTTAGATGCAACAGCAATCGATTACCCACTTTGCGATACAGATTTCGATGGAAAAACAGCATTTAAGTTAGATTCGAAAAAATCAGATTTTACGACAGATCCTGCAGCGACTTTTAAATATTTTAAAGATGCCAGTCTGAGTCAATCCATCGGTTCAACATATACGAATGAAATTGCTTTTGCTCAAACCGTTTATGTTCGAATTACGATTCCTACTTTCTGTCCAACGGTAGCAGAAATTAATTTAAAAGTGAATATTCCTTCAAAATCTACGACGCTAAAGGATGATCCATATTTTATTTGTTACGGCGAAACATTGACCATCGATGCAGGTCCGGAAAATGATTCTATCGTCTGGAGTGATGGGCAGACCGGACGATTCGGTACTTTCACTGAGGCAGGAACTTATTCCGTAACATTACATAACGGTCAGTATGGTTGTCCTTACACGCACAACTTTACAATTTCTGATGAGAATCAGCCAAAAATTAAAGTCATCAACCAAACCAATACTTCCATTGAAGTGATCGCCGAAGGTGGTGCGAAACCGTACAAATACTATTTTAACGGAATTCCACAAAATTCTAATGTGCTACAAAATCCGACCGCTTCTTCTTACGTCATTCAGGTAGAATCTGCAACGGGATGTTTTGGTCCACCACAAACCGTGTATTTTATTAAGATCAATAATGCATTTACACCCAATAGTGACGGCAAAAATGACGTATGGAAAATCGATAATTTAGATAAAATGGAACAGGTTTCTATTGTGATCGTCGATCGAAACGGAACCAAAATTTTTGAATCCACTAATCCAAATAAAAGCGAATGGGATGGTAGGCACAACGGCAAAAGTTTGCCAACTTCGACGTATTGGTATGTTGTTTCGTGGTACGATTCTGTGACCCAAAAAACGGACCAGCGTCAAGGTTGGGTTTTGCTGAAGAACAGAGATTAGAGCAGATTCTAATTTTAAATCTTGAATCTTCTATCGCATCTTAAACTTATAATTTTAAAGTTATCCACATATCCACAACCAACAAATAAACTTGTATAAGCAATAACTTTTCTTTATTTTCGTTGATTAAATGTGGAAAAGCGCTGTTAGTGTTAGAAGCTCTTACAGTGCTATACATGTTCCTAAAAACTTCCCGAAAATCAGGATTAAATGAATTCAAAGAAAATCTTAATAGCCACGGCCATCTTCTATTTCGGCTTATCCGAGGCACAACAATCTCAATACTTTAGCGACCGCGAAAATTACCGTTTCAATCTCGCAGAAAACCTATACCAAAATAAAATTTATAACGCTTCTCAGTTTGAATATGCACGACAGTATTTCTACAATGAGAATCTCTCCAATTCAAAGAAAGAAGCGGCTCAGTTTTTTGATAATGTCATTGGTGTTATTTTAAGAAAGAATCATGCAGAGCAAGGGTTAGATGCTTTTATTAAAGAGTATCCGAACTCGGCTTATTTTGCGCAGGCGAACTTACCATTGGCAGATTTTTATTTGGCTCAAAAGGATTTTGATAAAGCCCTGGAAACGTTGAAAAACGTAAATCAATATCAACTTTCAAGAGAAGAAAATACACAGTATATCATGAAACTCGGTTATGCGAAATTCATGACCGGCGATTCTCAAGGGGCGATCGAAGCTTTAGAAGAAGCGTACAAAACAAGCGAAGGTTCCGACAAAAACGATATCGCTTATATGTTGGGTCATCTGTATTATGCAGACGGACAAAATGATCAGGCATTTACCTTTTTTGATCAGATCAAAGATAACGAGAAATACGCACGCGTTGTAAAACCTTATTACGTGCAGTTATATTTCAACGACAAAGATTACGATAAAGCAATTTTAGAAGGAAATTCATTGCTTAACGAAAATATTTCAGCAGATTATAAAGCCGAAGTTCATAAAATGATCGGTGAAAGTTATTTTATGAAAGGCGATTACAGTTCTGCTTATCCACACTTAAAAATTTATCTGGAAAGCAAAGGAAAACCATCTGAAAGTGATCTGTATGAAATGGGATTTGTTTCAGCACATCTTAAAAAATATGATGAAGCCGTTTCTTATTATAATCAGTTATTGAACAGCAATTCGGCGACTTCTCAAAACGCATATTACCAGTTGGGAAATGCTTATTTAGAAGTTGGTAAAAAACAGGAAGCACTTTCTGCGTTCCGGTCGGCGTATCAAATGACTTACGATCCGAAAGTTCAGCAACTCGCACATTTGCAATATGCTAAACTGAGTTATGAACTCGGGAATCCATTTGAATCCGCATCAAATGTCATTCAAAGTTATATTTCAAAATATCCAAACAGTCCGGATACGAAAGAAATGAAATCACTTTTGGTGAAATCTTATCTGTATTCCGGTGATTACAAAGGAACTTTGGCAGCCATCGACAAAATGCCAAATTCAACACCAGAAACGGATAAAGTAGATCAGGAAGTTTCTTACTTAATTGGAACAGAAGAATTCAACAAAGGAAATTTAGACGCTGCTGAAAAATATTTCTTAAGAAGTTTAGAATTTAATATCAATAAGGAATTTAATTCCAGAGCCTTGTATTGGTTGGCGCAAACTTATTATCAGAAATCAAATTATCCTTCTGCGATCGTTCGTTTCGAAAAACTGCAGACCGAAAACTTTCCGGAAAAACAGCAGCTGAATTATGATCTGGGTTACGCGTACTTTAAATCAAAGAAATTTGACAAAGCTAAAGAATATTTCAAGGCATATTTAAATAATCCAAAACCGGAATTTAAAAATGATGCAGAACTACGGTTGGCAGATACCTATTATGCGAATAATGATCTGAATGAAGCGATCGCTATTTATGATAAATCGGAAAGTGCTGATGATTACACGATGTTCCAGAAAGCGATGGCTTTAGGATTTAAAGGGGATACTGTTGCAAAGATCGCAGAACTGAAGAAGTTGCAAACCCAGTATAAAAACTCAGAATATTTTGACGATGCTCAATATGAGATCGGAACGGCATATGCGGCAAATGATGACTTCAAAAACTCGAACGATTATTTTACACAGGTTATTAAAACCAGTACTGATAAAGATTTGGTAGCGAATGCTCAAATTTATCGTGCTCAGAATTATATCGATCAAAACGAAGATTCCAAAGCCTTATCTGAATTAAAGTCCCTTGGAAATCAGTATAAAAATACGGCTTTTGCCAGTAAAATTGTTCAGGCAGCAAGACCGATCTTTATTAAAAATAATGATGTTGCCGGTTATCAGAATTTTGCCCAAAGTTTAGGCGTTCGGATCGATGCTTCAGAAATTGACGAAATTAATCTGAATCGTGCGAAAACGTTCTACGCCAATAAAGACTACAAAAATGCAATTCCTTTATTTGAAAAATATCTAACGCAGAATCCAACGGGCGAAGGTTTATATCAGGCGCAATATGAATTGGGTGAAAGTTATTTCCAAACGAGTAACTCCACGAAAGCGTTGTTGGTTTTACAGGAAGTTGCAAATGTACAGAATGATTATCAGGAAGATGCGCAAACCAGAATTGCACAGATTTTTATCGCACAGAATAATAGTAATGAGGCGAAGAAATATTTAGTGTCGCTTTCTAATTCGACTAACGTAAATGTGAAAAATTTCGCCAATTTTGAATTAATGAAGATTTATGCGGACGAAAAAGATTTCAGAAAAGCAGAAATGCTGGCTGATTTGGTTTTGCAAAACCCTAAAAATTCAGCTTCGGTGAACGAATTAGCCAAAGTAATTAAAGCCAGAAGTCTGATGAATAATGGAAAAGATAACGAGGCAAAAACGGCGTACACTGCTTTAGAAAAATCTTCTAATACCGAGGTTGCCGCAGAAGCTTTATACGCAAAAGCGTTTTATCAAAACAAAGGAAAAGCTTTTAAATCCTCCAATGAAACTATTTTCAAACTGGCCAATAATTATGCTTCTGAAGAATATTGGGGCGCAAAATCTTTGGTTTTAATGGTTAGGAATTATATCGGTTTGAAAGATAATTACCAGGCGAGTTATACCGCGGATCAGATCATCGCCAATTACGGTGATTTCCCGGAAATTGTTGCAGAAGCCAAAGATTTAAAAAAGCAAATTAAGAAATAGATTTTTAGACATTAGACAAGAGACGTAGCTTTGTGTAAACACCGGCGAGCTGCGAAGTGGCACAATAAAAGAGCAATGGGTGAAACCCATTGAAACTTAAGTAAACCATTGATAGGTCAAAAAAACAAAATAAATGAACAAAAGAATTCAGCATATATTTTTCATCGGATTATTATTTTCCTCAACTGCAGTTTTTTCCCAGATCAAGGAAGAAAAATTGATTTTAGACCGAAAGCGGGAACCGGAAGTGAAGAAGATCGAGAAAAAGAAAACTTCCATTGAAGCAGAAAAAAATTATCCACCTGAAGAAAAATCTGCAAATCCACCAACTTATGATATCACGAACGTTCCGGCATCGTCAGATTTTAAAACGTCGTTGATTCAGGGTGAAGATATTTCGCCCAAATTTGATGCGGAATATCAAAATAACTATTTCCAACTCGGAATGGGGAATTACGGAAAAATTCTGGCAGACGGGAATATTTCAACCAAGTTAGAAAACGGACTGGAAGTAGGCGGAGATGTTCATTTCCTTTCTACGACTGGTTTAAGAAAAGTGTATGACTGGAATTCCAAACAAAATTCGGGGAATGTTGGCGTGTATCTTAATTCTTATGGTGAGAAAGGGAAATTGAGCGTGAATGCTGATTATGGTTTAAAAGATTATCATTATTACGGAATTTATGCTTTTACCCCTTCTTCAAATAATATCGATTTAAAGCAGAAAACGAATCGTATTAAGATTAACGGTTATTATGATTTTTACTCCAATGATATTCTAAATGATGTTCGCCTGAAATCGTCCTTTCTAAGCGATCATTTTAATGCAAAGGAAAATCAGGCAGAAGTGATGTTGAATTTATCTAAGCATGGAGTAGAATTACCGGCTTTTGATGATGTTAATTTTAATGCTGATTTGGGCGTGAATGTAGAAACCGTGAAAACGGATTTTGAATTACTTAACAAAAATTCGTCTCAGTTCCTGAATGCGACTTTAGTGCCGAAAATGACTTTCTTTAAAGGAAAATCTTATTTAATGATCGGTTCGGACTTTTCGTTTTTAAATGCGAAGAATTCAAATTTAATTTTGGCTGAACAGGTGAAAAATAGTAAAACCTACTGGTTTCCAAAAGCGGAATTACAGTTTGCAGCAGCCGATGAATTCAAGTTTTACGCAGGAATTACAGGGGGGTTAAAACTAAATACCTACGCTAATTTACTGGAGCAGAATCCTTATTTGGTTTCTGATCAGGAACTGCGTGCGACAGAAACCAAGTATAAATTCTACTTTGGTTTGCGTGGAGATATTGATCAAAATATCAAATATGATTTCAGTGCAGGATTCGGGAAAATGAACGATATTCTGTTCTTTAAAGCGAACGGATTATTTAATGATGTAGTTGATTATAACCGCCTCGCGTATGATTATGCCAATACATTCTCTTCTGTTTATGACAATGGAACAGTGAGTGAGGCAAAAGCCAGTGTGCAGTATTTCCCTTTGGCAAACCTGGCTTTGGATGCTGAGTTGAATTTTGAAAAATACAATTTGGATAATAATGAGAATATTTTCAACAAACCTTTGGTGAGAGCCAGTATTGGAGGAAAATATACAATGTTGGATAAAAAGTTAAGTTTAGGAGCAAAAGCAATTTTTGCGACGGATCAAACTACGAATTCATTTGAAGTGAATAATGATGGCATTAATCCTAACATATTTATCTCTTCAGAGAACAGAAATGACAAAGTTGGCGGATTTGCTGATTTAAATTTGTCTGTAGAGTACAAAGTTCACAAAAATTTCAGTATTTTCGCACTCGGAAACAATTTACTCAACACCAAGTATCAAACTTACAAAGGTTATAAAGTTTTGGGAGCACAGATTTTGGGAGGAGTGAAGATTTCTTTTTAGTGAAGAATAATGTGATTAAAAATATTAATTATTAATCATCAATTTTTAATTATAAAAATGGCTGCGTAGTTCAACTGGATAGAATATCAGATTTCGGCTCTGAGGGTTGGGGGTTCGAATCCCTTCGCGGTCACTTAAAGAAGGATAAAATTAATTTTTTATCCTTCTTTGTTTTAATACGAGAAGAATTAACCATACGAATTTTTATATTCGTCTAGTAAATTAGATGTTATTTTTATAATCATCTTTAAATGGAATATTTTTTATATGTTTTAAAGAATAACAAAGATGGAAGACTATACAAAGGTTAGATATCAAATCTTCTAAACCGAATAAGACAAAAGAATTCGGGTAGGGTTAGGTCCACCAAAGGTTTTATGCCGTAGGAAAGTTCCTTGAATGTTCAAAAGTAAACGGCAAAACTATAACACGTTCTGCCGTTTTCATTTTCAATTAAATCTTCTATTCGATTTAATTTTCTATATATAATGATGGCTTTAAAAATAACTCTAAATAATATCGAATTAATTATTGGTCACAGAAAGTTTAACCTCAATATTATTTCGGGTGGCGTTGGAGTAAGGACAAACCTGATGAGCTTGTTCTGTCAGCTTCTGAGCGTCTCTTAAGGAAACGCCTGGCACATTTACATCTAATTCAACCGCCAAGCCAAAACCGCCGTTTTCAATTTGACCAATGCTTACTTTTGCTTTCACGGTAGTTTCGCCAGTTTCCATCTTTGATTTCTTGATCATAAGGTTTAAAGCACTGTCAAAACATGCTGAATATCCTGCTGCAAAAAGCATTTCAGGATTGGCGAAATCATCATTTGCCCCACCCAGAGCTTTTGGTGTTTTTACATCCAATTCCAAAATTCCGTTTTCACTTTCAACATGTCCGTCGCGGCCACCTTTTGCGGTGACGCTTGTTGTATATAATGTTTTCATATTTGTTATTTTTCTATTATTTGCATTAACTTATTAATTGTTACTTTCATTTCCAGGATATCAGCTTCTGATAAATTGAGTTTTTCCTGCATTTTTCCTGGGATTATACAGGCTTTTTTCTGAAGTTGATTTCCTTCCTCCGTAAGAAAAACTTCTACTACACGTTCATCTTCTTTCTTTCGATGTCTGATGATATAGGATTTTGCTTCGAGTCTTTTTAATAAAGGTGTTAAAGTTCCGCTATCCAGATAGAGCTTTTCACCGATTTGATTCACTGTCAATCTTTCATATTCCCAAAGTACCATCATGACCAAATACTGAGAGTAGGTGATATCTAATTCCTCAAGGAAAGGGCGGTACATCCCCGTAATTTCTTTGGCGATCAAATAAAATGGAAAACATAATTGATCTCCTAATTTTGGGGTGTCTAAATTTTTCATTATTTGAAATTGAAAGTATTAAATCAATTAATTATTTTTTAATAATAAATTCCTCCATCGGAATTCTCACTTTTTTCATATGAGAAAGGTAATCTTTTTCGAGATCTCGATATCCCAGATAGAGAAGGCTTACACTTTTCAATCCCATTTCTTTCAAACCGAGCATTTTATCTACCACCTCATTGCTGAAACCTTCAGCGGGTGTACTATCAATCTTTAATTCTGC comes from the Chryseobacterium sp. SNU WT5 genome and includes:
- a CDS encoding T9SS type B sorting domain-containing protein is translated as MPKIYFSLSLFIFSLGFSQSVNLFNPADQLGYPQTQYFCPAEQFDLEVDAVASSTGDYAITSVSPSDYQLGAGSIPIKFPGASSSIFSEAFPIGFNFSFYGKTYTNVVMGSNGRLVFTNDAALDNLKDKTVYKDRTFSGITGYNSYSALPSKDYNKVYQNDPLKELNLAQIFFGYTDLVDRSVNSSVTYLYNNVMIGAVKGLLVSFQNQIRTNGTGDISSVGYYSYILILEDGRIVIYVNGKNEIKYNAILGIQNEDASKFRVPEHSSKPTSDYNNGPWKSEGKAWLFTPNQKLTPVFKWTNNGNPVGTNSNTLHDFAPNDNDVLKVVVTYVDPDNGTQIGASVSDQVLFKSLQTPVITTVNSTCAQIDLETASIPDVSYEWRKVGSTTILSSTNKLSGTSSGDYVVKIIRNGSVGLCSLDSAPVSLVLNGTFPPFNDSPKFICKTDGSTQTTVDLYNYYAANPTQYSLKFQENGVDIANPTNFVIDENVKRTITIIAESLSTTSSCPFTKTFDLTFISLPLTNSEYVASDLCFGTDNYNLSNFENQYFTEKNYQFTYSIDGGMSYQTKTSVNPQLNNLVFVKIKHPDVTCESVVKLKFNFYPAIEIKPYSQFPEHCHSSTEYFDLNITKAQLEYSPDIKVTFFTDLALTNPIVNLNYRGSGKVFIKIENTATNCVADTIPELDLKIYPKPDLIKGTPETKYSQCGTTVFNLTTNINDYIGNWTRYSEIRYYDYAGNLLSQSEWENYDLSVRLQPYMVFVYNATNNLQCSDRINFQLIEYKKPVSIKSQILICAELTYAIDDFKNQVINNSSNYTFTDLSRDPLPNNFNLSSLPVTVDFLMKDNTTGCISDPQTVNFVQGGNSALDATAIDYPLCDTDFDGKTAFKLDSKKSDFTTDPAATFKYFKDASLSQSIGSTYTNEIAFAQTVYVRITIPTFCPTVAEINLKVNIPSKSTTLKDDPYFICYGETLTIDAGPENDSIVWSDGQTGRFGTFTEAGTYSVTLHNGQYGCPYTHNFTISDENQPKIKVINQTNTSIEVIAEGGAKPYKYYFNGIPQNSNVLQNPTASSYVIQVESATGCFGPPQTVYFIKINNAFTPNSDGKNDVWKIDNLDKMEQVSIVIVDRNGTKIFESTNPNKSEWDGRHNGKSLPTSTYWYVVSWYDSVTQKTDQRQGWVLLKNRD
- a CDS encoding tetratricopeptide repeat protein → MNSKKILIATAIFYFGLSEAQQSQYFSDRENYRFNLAENLYQNKIYNASQFEYARQYFYNENLSNSKKEAAQFFDNVIGVILRKNHAEQGLDAFIKEYPNSAYFAQANLPLADFYLAQKDFDKALETLKNVNQYQLSREENTQYIMKLGYAKFMTGDSQGAIEALEEAYKTSEGSDKNDIAYMLGHLYYADGQNDQAFTFFDQIKDNEKYARVVKPYYVQLYFNDKDYDKAILEGNSLLNENISADYKAEVHKMIGESYFMKGDYSSAYPHLKIYLESKGKPSESDLYEMGFVSAHLKKYDEAVSYYNQLLNSNSATSQNAYYQLGNAYLEVGKKQEALSAFRSAYQMTYDPKVQQLAHLQYAKLSYELGNPFESASNVIQSYISKYPNSPDTKEMKSLLVKSYLYSGDYKGTLAAIDKMPNSTPETDKVDQEVSYLIGTEEFNKGNLDAAEKYFLRSLEFNINKEFNSRALYWLAQTYYQKSNYPSAIVRFEKLQTENFPEKQQLNYDLGYAYFKSKKFDKAKEYFKAYLNNPKPEFKNDAELRLADTYYANNDLNEAIAIYDKSESADDYTMFQKAMALGFKGDTVAKIAELKKLQTQYKNSEYFDDAQYEIGTAYAANDDFKNSNDYFTQVIKTSTDKDLVANAQIYRAQNYIDQNEDSKALSELKSLGNQYKNTAFASKIVQAARPIFIKNNDVAGYQNFAQSLGVRIDASEIDEINLNRAKTFYANKDYKNAIPLFEKYLTQNPTGEGLYQAQYELGESYFQTSNSTKALLVLQEVANVQNDYQEDAQTRIAQIFIAQNNSNEAKKYLVSLSNSTNVNVKNFANFELMKIYADEKDFRKAEMLADLVLQNPKNSASVNELAKVIKARSLMNNGKDNEAKTAYTALEKSSNTEVAAEALYAKAFYQNKGKAFKSSNETIFKLANNYASEEYWGAKSLVLMVRNYIGLKDNYQASYTADQIIANYGDFPEIVAEAKDLKKQIKK
- a CDS encoding TonB-dependent receptor codes for the protein MNKRIQHIFFIGLLFSSTAVFSQIKEEKLILDRKREPEVKKIEKKKTSIEAEKNYPPEEKSANPPTYDITNVPASSDFKTSLIQGEDISPKFDAEYQNNYFQLGMGNYGKILADGNISTKLENGLEVGGDVHFLSTTGLRKVYDWNSKQNSGNVGVYLNSYGEKGKLSVNADYGLKDYHYYGIYAFTPSSNNIDLKQKTNRIKINGYYDFYSNDILNDVRLKSSFLSDHFNAKENQAEVMLNLSKHGVELPAFDDVNFNADLGVNVETVKTDFELLNKNSSQFLNATLVPKMTFFKGKSYLMIGSDFSFLNAKNSNLILAEQVKNSKTYWFPKAELQFAAADEFKFYAGITGGLKLNTYANLLEQNPYLVSDQELRATETKYKFYFGLRGDIDQNIKYDFSAGFGKMNDILFFKANGLFNDVVDYNRLAYDYANTFSSVYDNGTVSEAKASVQYFPLANLALDAELNFEKYNLDNNENIFNKPLVRASIGGKYTMLDKKLSLGAKAIFATDQTTNSFEVNNDGINPNIFISSENRNDKVGGFADLNLSVEYKVHKNFSIFALGNNLLNTKYQTYKGYKVLGAQILGGVKISF
- a CDS encoding organic hydroperoxide resistance protein, which codes for MKTLYTTSVTAKGGRDGHVESENGILELDVKTPKALGGANDDFANPEMLFAAGYSACFDSALNLMIKKSKMETGETTVKAKVSIGQIENGGFGLAVELDVNVPGVSLRDAQKLTEQAHQVCPYSNATRNNIEVKLSVTNN
- a CDS encoding MarR family winged helix-turn-helix transcriptional regulator — its product is MKNLDTPKLGDQLCFPFYLIAKEITGMYRPFLEELDITYSQYLVMMVLWEYERLTVNQIGEKLYLDSGTLTPLLKRLEAKSYIIRHRKKEDERVVEVFLTEEGNQLQKKACIIPGKMQEKLNLSEADILEMKVTINKLMQIIEK